One Cucumis melo cultivar AY chromosome 8, USDA_Cmelo_AY_1.0, whole genome shotgun sequence genomic window, AAATTTAAGACATTCCACTTGAACTCAGTCAAATTTACAGAATCACCGACGTGATTTTGTTCTGTCCAACGGATCATACTTACACCTACAGGCCGACAAACAAGAAATTGGCATGTATTCCACTACAGTAATATTTGATGAACTAAAACAAGTAAAACCTAACATTTTTAATgggagagatagagagagagagaactaACAAACAAGTCCGGTGTTGTCAATGTCATATTTATTACAGATCTTGAAGTCATCAAGGTCGGCAACATCGTCCATTCTTTGCCTGTATAAGAATTCCACGACCAGTGACAATACTGTACGATATGCTTGGAACTGTTCAAATTCTCTACCAAGAAAATTGAAacgaaaagaaataaaaggCAAACAAGTACAAAGTATAATTTCGGGAGCTGACTTGAGGAAAAGTTTGGGGGCTCCATCAATAGGCAAGGTGTAGCACACGCGACGATCCCGACGGTGATCGTAGCAATGAGAGACAGAAAAACCACCCGCGCCTTCGTCTTCAATGTCGTCCGTTATAGATGAGGGAATCAAATTGAAGCCGTTTTTCGCCCTTCTAGAAATATGCTTAGTGTCGATTTCAGACTGATCCTCTGTCGAAACAACGAAAAGTTAAATCGGAAGTGAATATCTGTAAACAGTGATGGAGCAGTGAATGAAAAAGCTAAAGGATACCATTGCGGGAGGAAGAACGAGGAATAAGCGCTTGCCGGAGAATTTTCCATCTAAGAGATGAAGCCTTGAGGACGGGTTTGTTGCTATCCATTTTCTGCATCTCTTCCCGCCACCGCACTGCGACTGAACAACCGATTAACTTCGCCCACCATGTGATCCCAAGGGATGTTTAGATCGACGGTTGAGAACAAATCGACGTCGGATTTACTGCCAACAGGAACAAGTATTCCATTTTGTGCACTTCACCCTTATCATAATTTTCCACCTAacaaattttacattttattatttcttactacacttttttttaatattttaacaCTTTCTGTATGTAAGTTGAGAGTGAAATTCATGGACATCGAATATTGTTCCACTTTTTAGAGAGTTGGATCATTAAATCTTCCACTTTCATGATAAAATCTTACAATTTGACCTACATGACTGATTTGATTAAAGGAAAGTTATAATCTAACTATGAGAAAAATATAACTCTTCAactattaattttcttttcaatataCCAACTCTTCGATTTTATTAATCTTCTAGAATAGTAGACACgataaaatcaaatttttatttgatataaGATTCAATTCATGTGGTAGTTAATCTTTTATAACAACAAATAGATTAAAATACTAAATTGGTCTCCCGATTACGATACTAAATACTAAATTAGTTCTTTTTCTATTAAATATACAACTTTTATCCTTGTAGTCTCGATAAATCTTGGATTTAGTAGTTATACTTGGTTTATTGTTATCTTTTAATAACTTTTATCATCCCACTAGAAATTTTGGAAACAAATTTCCACATTGAGATGTCTTCCATggaatttattgttattattattaattaaccAATAGTGATATAAATTGACTCTGAGAAGCATTCGAACAAATAAATTTGAGTGACTAAGGGTTGGTTTGGATTGCCTattaaaaaaatggttttttaataatacattttttaaaaaatgttttttttgcaaaatgagtttaaaatctaaatactCACGTATTTATTTTGACctatttataaatgtttatatataaaactgtgttttctttggtttatatttatgaacaaatttcataaaaaaaatacacacattttgaatcttttttcataaatatattttaaaattaattgtacgttatcttgaaattattaattttttagttacttgaaactaaacattaatttcattttttgtattaattttttttgaaaaattcaattttaaagcacaaatatcttgaaatgtaaatatataatcataaaagaaaattgattttcatcaacaaaatataaataagataaataatatttttcgAGACAATATAATATTAGTTAGACAAAAAAAATGTGCAATTCGATCACGTTCTTCATTCATATTTATTTCACGAACCGAACGATCATGTTCTTCATTGACGtcctcatgatttctttcatagATATTAAGTCAAAATAGATTTGACTGAGAAAGAAACATTTACTAATctctatatttaaatgtatgttcatatatattgaaaaaaaatattcaaagtatttaaaaacagaaaaaaaaaaaaaaacaaaaagaacgacggagtaaaaaatagatagtaaaaaaaatagaaaaaataaaggaacaaaaatagatatttggaagtgattttttattaaacataaaataaaaatttattctaaaatttggttgcatgtgctttctctaaaataatttatttcataatctcattttttttaaaattgtttcaaatgaatgtcaaacacctcaatttatcttaaaacgaattaatttaaaaattaaacacttcaaaaatcaatccaaacatACCCTAAATTTACATCgcgagtaaaaaaaaaaaaaactcaaattaaacaaaataccAATTTGTGCTATTCACTCAATGTTAAATGTTGGTAGTTACATTTCCCTCCCATTAGAACAAACTTAGGATCTATTTCCCATATGAATCAACTGATTTTCTTCTTCAGctcaaaaataaatatcaatGAATTATATTACATTGAAACTCACCATTAATAGCAACTAATAATGGACAGGACAATCTTTGACAACGATTCCTGGTGCTGTAGGACAAGAAGCCAAAGGACAAGCATCTGAATCCCCACCCCACCATTGAAGAGATATATGTTGCAttcccaaacaaaggtacagaAACACACCCATGAATGCCAATCCAGCATCCAAAGCTCCTGATAGCAAATAGTTATGGCGGCTCCACCACCCACGGTAATGCCGGTAAGCAACAAAGCCTGAAGCAAATCCTATTACAATCCAGCTCGTGTAGTTTACTGCAGTGGCTGGTGGCATATTCACCACTGCACCGAGGAGCACCGGCATGGTGATCAGCTTGATCCAATTTTTGTCTGGGAAGGCCTTGTGTGCTAGCCAAACCAAGAGAGGAGACACTGCTCCAGCTAAGAAAAACCAgtttaatgatccatatttgcCTTGATCACCGAAGATTCGACGAGGACCAACAAGGCCCCAAATGACTGAGGCGTCGTAGAATACATGGTCACCGGGACATGTCCATGGACTGCCTGCTGGAAGCGTGGCTCGGTCGCATATGTTGGGGATTGTTGCCATAAGCCACCAGGCTGTTCCCAAGTGCGTCACTGCCGATACCACTGTTCCAACGACCTGATAAAAGGGTTAACGAGAAGGGTTTATGTTAAAACAACTCATAGttaaaattttttactaaatacTACTTTGTTTTTGTACTTTCATTTTGGGTTTTGGTTTATTTCGATCCTAAACGTTAGTGTTAATCTATATATTTACAACTTAAATTCCTTTTGGTCCTTATTTTCAAAATGTCTATTTTGTGCCTCTACTTTTAAAAAGTGAACTGAAGTTGAAAGTATATGATCCAAAATGTACAGCCCAAATGAATTAGAGTCGAGAATACATGAAGTAGTATTCgtacaaaaaaaattcaataaatgATTTTCAGTAAACGTgctgcttttttcacacttcaACAATGAGAATTGAATATTGGTGTCACAGTTCTAGTGCTAACCTGTGCAATGAACATTTCTCTAGGAGGAATTTTCATATAATGGCCGAGTTTGAAATCTTGCAAAAATGTGATTGCCTGCTTCATACTTATGTATCCATAAACTTTAAAGCACATATTAGCAACAGGGTAGCCAGGATACAAGTAACCGATAATGAATTCAGTGATTACGTTTAATGATGGAGCCTGTTGATCAAtaaatggaaagattaaacaacaATGTTACCAGCCTTTTGTATAGCTCATAAATGCATAGCAATTTAGTAGATATCATGGAACGATACCTGATTTGTCAAAGCAGCGATAACTCCGACCGGGAGAGTGAAAAACACCGCAAGACCACAAGCAAGCAGAACGCCCCACCATGGCAATTGGAGCTGGTTGTTATAGTACTCACATATGAAAATGGTGGCTGAAATGTTAACTACAAGGATGCACATGAACCACGATTCAGGAACTTGATCATACTTTCTCATCAGCTTTGTGTGTACATCCATCAGCTTCTCTTGCAAAGCTGACCTGCTTAATCGCCATATTTCTCTGCACTGACAAGAACAAATCAGCACGAATCGAAATTGAAACCATCCCCTGTTAGAAGTTCTTGATTTCGGTTTAGGGAATGTGATCATAATCAAGTTTGAAAGATCGCCAACCTCCCATGGAAGAGTAAGACGTGAACAACAGTGGCAGCAAGACAGGCAAAGTTGACACCATAGTAGAGAGCAAAGAAGGTACTAAAGCGGAGTGGACCTTCGCGGTTATAAGCATCAACATCAAGACGGAAGTGGGGGTCAATTATAGCAGAGATATTGTAGTTTTGGCCAGCAGAGGTAAACAATCCATCAGAAAAAATGGGGAATGTCTTAGCATTAAAGAGATCAAGCCAATATGCTAATGGGGTCACAAGGTAAGTGACAATGGCAAAACCAGCAGCAATGTTAGCAGTGGCAAACCATGGACTGGCAAGAGGGCTCCCAAGATAAGCTGATATGGTGGACCAATCGAAACCAAAGGCACCGATGCCTAAGCCACGCAGCCCTGAGCCAAGCTGCTGGGCGATTATGGATGTGGGAAACACCCAACAGAGCCAGGACATTGATGTCAACATGGGAAAGAGATAGCCAGGGAAAACGTAATAAGCTAAGCTGCAAGTGAAGGCAATGACAAAGAATTGGTTTCTGCTTAATTTCCCTTTTGGTCTCTCTTCTTTTTCGTGTAATGCCCTACAATTTCACGGTGATAATGAACGATTCGATTAAAAGAAAACCAAAGTGCACAATGGGTACTATTAAATCGtcattaaacaaaaacttaacaaagcGAAACTGGCGTTACAAGTATTCATAGTTCAAACACTTCTAATTACAAATCGGAAGCCTACTGATATATATTAAGTATCAATACAACCATTATATTTAATCATGCATTCATATTCTTATCAAGGACTAACCTGAAGAGGGAGACTTGAACCAGATTTTGTGGCCACCACATGGCGGCCGGCTCGACCAAGTATCGTCGGAAAATACCGGCCCAGCCAAAACCAAGCACTTGAGTAGTCAATACAACGAGCAACGCTAGAAAGAAGGTGAGTTCCTTCTTGTAGAAGATCTTGATTGCACTGACGACATGAATTGCATAGACGGTAGAGGCGCCGGAGTTTGCAAAGATGGTGATGAGGACGTGTTCCTTCTGATTGAATGGTCCTGGATTGAGAGTGAACTTCCATTTCTTCCCTTCGAAGAATACTCTGTTAGTTAGGGCGGAAGCCAATAAATGGCCAATCGGAACCACCGCTATTTGGGCAGAAATTGAGGTAACTGAAAGAGGCTCTTTCCGATAGTAGAAGAATTGATTGAGAAAGGACAGAAGCGCACACGCGATTATCCCCAAAATCCACGTCCTGAAAGTGAATGTGGGAAGTGAAGTATCGTCAGTGACCGGAACTGTAAGGGCAACTTGCTCCACCGGAGAATTTTCGACGGGATATGGATCCTCCGGCGATGAAGAAGCAGAGGTTGACCCCGACGCACGCCATTGAGTGATCTGTTTTTCCTGTACTGCACACGAGGAAAAGGGTCAAATTAGGCCTTTGGAGAAAATTAACAGATAAAAGTAGAAACCAATAGGAGGTCTTACTTAAAGGGTCCAAAATTTCATGGTCGTCGGCCATCTTCTCCTCCCGTCCGTCCAAAGACCAACTGCCAAAATCCTATAAACCCGGCAACATTGTCTGAAAAACCATGCAGGTTCAATCGGAGCTCGTGGTGCTCTTCTAGCAACGTAATCGACTCTGTTTCGATATGGATGCGTTGACCAAACGAGATTGAAAGAGAGAGAAGTATCGGAGATAAGAGTTGATAGAGGGTTTGTTGGTGGTGTGGTTTTGATCAGAACAAGAAGTTCCAAGGGAAGAAATGGGCAGAAGGCGTTACCCACCGGTGATGGAGCCTCCGTCCCAGCTCCGATGGGGGAAATGGTAGTTAAATAATTTGAAAGGGGAAGGGGCCCCGCCAATCCTTTTTAATGAATATTTCCCGTTTTGCAGTTGAATTCAGAAAACGAGAAAATAGAGAATTTCCAAATTTTGTTTTTCCAAGGGAATTATAATTATCATAATTTTGGTTGGCTTAGGACAATTATATTAACACATATTTGTAAAAATTTCCAAACACAGGCCTACTCTATTCAATTCGCATTCAAATAAAGACAAAAGGGGAGTCGATGTTttcttatgttttttctttttcttttttcagatTTAAAGTGGTTTTAATtgagaaagaaataataattcTGCATTGAAAGCAATTTCATATACTCTGTCAAATAATTTCTGTGGTAGAAAATAAAccttaaatataaaaatggttgataacatttacaaatataataaatttttatattctatcacaataaatttttctatattttaaagattttagttTTTCCACGgtaaaaatgtttttcttttcttggcCTCGTTTATGTAcgtcaaaaataacaaaaattccACAGGAAttgtttgtttatatatatatacattcaaATGTTTCGTAGAAATTTGAGAAACGACAAAATCGACTCTTCATATAGTGTTCCGATttacaatttttcaaaaaaaaaaacaaaccattattttaccatttttatttatataatgtATAATGTGATAGATATTACATAAAATTTCCtctcttctttttaatttttataacaAATTTGTGATAATTTTTGACgttttctaaattaaattttgaaaaaacaagaacaaaataacaaaagtaaCTATATGTTTCTTTATTTAAAGAGGAGGCGGAAAAGGCAACAAAAACGTTGCAAGACCTATAATAGGAAGCTGAATATTCAAATCATCAAAGGTgttcaaagaaaagaaaaaaagaaatggttaaATGGCAGAGCATGGACAAagtatttttcaattaaataaagTTTCATGCAATCGATctctattaaaaataataaataaataaataacaaaggTGGTCAGAATAGAGCCAAAGAAAAATCCACCCACAAGCAATAATAGTCGAAATACAAAGGGTCTCGTACTCTAGTTGTTAACGTTGTAAAATAAACCTTAAAAAAAGGAGATGGCTTAGCTTAAACTTTCGAATTGACCTaatctcgttttttttttttttttttactttgatGAATGATTGAGTGTAATAAATATACCTTTTTCACGTCTCAATCACTGTAATGCAAAGTTGACTAAATTATCAAAATCCCCAATTAGATCAGAATGAGATGTAACCACGTGATTCTCGATTTTTATTCGGCTATCTTCAAGAATTTCGCTACAAAAAGCCCACTTGTCTGTGATGTCAAAGGATCAAAGCGTAAGGTTTTTGGTATTCCTCCGCTCTTACATGGCCAATTTCTGGCAGCTTCTATCTCCCGCAGCTCTAAAGGATCGGAAAAAGAGGAATGTCAGTCACAGGCCAGTTTGGAATGAATAACTTTTAAGTACCTTAAAACAACTATTGGTCTTGGATCTTATTTAGAAATGAATTTCTAGTGTTTTTGGTTCAAGGAGTTGACAGgcagtttttaatttttatttctgaaaaaaataattgaaaagtTAAAGTTATGAAATTCAACTTCACTCATTGTTTGGCTTGAAGAGGTAGCGAGTCTCACTATACTAAACCTCAAATTTATACTTTGTTAACTCCTTATATCATGAGTCCCAAGAGTTCCTAACCCCTTGAAACTCATTATTTTATTATCTTGCACCAAACACCGTTAAGTActtaaaaaaagtcaaaaaaatgtttttaagaTTTGAGTCTTGTCgaagtttaagaaatattattctCGTTTCTGAAATGCCAAAGACTAGAGATCTACTAGAAATATAGAAATCCGTACCTGCGGAAGCATTATCCTTGAGAAACTGTTCCACCACATCCTCGTTCTGAGCTACGGTAAGACTAATCACAAGAAAAGATTACAGTTTAGAGTATGTCACGCATGTGTATGTGTTTTCTTCttgatttttatattattttgtgTGAAAAAAGCTGCAGCCAGTGGAAAGAACCTGCAAGTGCTGTAGACAAGTATCCCCCCAGATTTGAGCAACCTAAAACCATTGGTAAGGAGTCTTAACTGCAACAGAACAAAAGACCAAAATATCATTCAAGATACTTGTACATTTAAGAAttctttttatagaaaaaatgtCATTCAGAAGCCCCGAgtacaagaaaaaaaattaaatagtttccAAAGATGTTCtctctatttcttttcttttttttttaaattggtGAGTACCCTGACTAGTTTACATACATTTCGATCATTTTCAAGGGACAACCTGTCTAACACAACAACATTTAGGTATCAAAGAAACTCATAGAATATTATTTCTTATGTAGATGGTCACTATAGATTGAACTCATAACCTCTTAACCCCGTATCGAGACAATGTCTCATTTCTTACCATTAGGCTAACCCATGATGGTTAAGATGCTCTCTTTCTATTAGGGAAGACTTTTCCAAACTTAAAGAGGAGGCAAGAGAGAGAAGATATGAACCACATTATTCTGAAGTTCTAGTTTTAATAAGACCAAAGTGTCATCACATACTCGCCAGTGATAAGGAAAGGTAATCTATTATCCATCTATTGCCATTTTCATTTCTAATGAACGGACATCTAGTTTTAACATCTATGTTCTTTTAAACTTTAGCAAAAGATTG contains:
- the LOC103485138 gene encoding oligopeptide transporter 7-like isoform X1, translating into MADDHEILDPLIQEKQITQWRASGSTSASSSPEDPYPVENSPVEQVALTVPVTDDTSLPTFTFRTWILGIIACALLSFLNQFFYYRKEPLSVTSISAQIAVVPIGHLLASALTNRVFFEGKKWKFTLNPGPFNQKEHVLITIFANSGASTVYAIHVVSAIKIFYKKELTFFLALLVVLTTQVLGFGWAGIFRRYLVEPAAMWWPQNLVQVSLFRALHEKEERPKGKLSRNQFFVIAFTCSLAYYVFPGYLFPMLTSMSWLCWVFPTSIIAQQLGSGLRGLGIGAFGFDWSTISAYLGSPLASPWFATANIAAGFAIVTYLVTPLAYWLDLFNAKTFPIFSDGLFTSAGQNYNISAIIDPHFRLDVDAYNREGPLRFSTFFALYYGVNFACLAATVVHVLLFHGREIWRLSRSALQEKLMDVHTKLMRKYDQVPESWFMCILVVNISATIFICEYYNNQLQLPWWGVLLACGLAVFFTLPVGVIAALTNQAPSLNVITEFIIGYLYPGYPVANMCFKVYGYISMKQAITFLQDFKLGHYMKIPPREMFIAQVVGTVVSAVTHLGTAWWLMATIPNICDRATLPAGSPWTCPGDHVFYDASVIWGLVGPRRIFGDQGKYGSLNWFFLAGAVSPLLVWLAHKAFPDKNWIKLITMPVLLGAVVNMPPATAVNYTSWIVIGFASGFVAYRHYRGWWSRHNYLLSGALDAGLAFMGVFLYLCLGMQHISLQWWGGDSDACPLASCPTAPGIVVKDCPVHY
- the LOC103485138 gene encoding oligopeptide transporter 7-like isoform X2 encodes the protein MWWPQNLVQVSLFRALHEKEERPKGKLSRNQFFVIAFTCSLAYYVFPGYLFPMLTSMSWLCWVFPTSIIAQQLGSGLRGLGIGAFGFDWSTISAYLGSPLASPWFATANIAAGFAIVTYLVTPLAYWLDLFNAKTFPIFSDGLFTSAGQNYNISAIIDPHFRLDVDAYNREGPLRFSTFFALYYGVNFACLAATVVHVLLFHGREIWRLSRSALQEKLMDVHTKLMRKYDQVPESWFMCILVVNISATIFICEYYNNQLQLPWWGVLLACGLAVFFTLPVGVIAALTNQAPSLNVITEFIIGYLYPGYPVANMCFKVYGYISMKQAITFLQDFKLGHYMKIPPREMFIAQVVGTVVSAVTHLGTAWWLMATIPNICDRATLPAGSPWTCPGDHVFYDASVIWGLVGPRRIFGDQGKYGSLNWFFLAGAVSPLLVWLAHKAFPDKNWIKLITMPVLLGAVVNMPPATAVNYTSWIVIGFASGFVAYRHYRGWWSRHNYLLSGALDAGLAFMGVFLYLCLGMQHISLQWWGGDSDACPLASCPTAPGIVVKDCPVHY